A region from the Drosophila ananassae strain 14024-0371.13 chromosome 2L, ASM1763931v2, whole genome shotgun sequence genome encodes:
- the LOC6500458 gene encoding glutamate receptor ionotropic, kainate 4, producing MHVTGKMKPYKNAGSSTQSKHKPTRKSNRKGEKPTDSEQKWPYKMIKLQVKVISWLFIILTAFLCVLQIESINTNFLELAAFEDFLRSQHLNQVLVVRGPADGDAIGDWQIECHQKLLANYRVQFYRPGMLGNFEDLMAYESPRTAVLVLNFKHILIKSRVLEAASEARYFNNSLAWFIFGAAQEFLTDEEVIDAHFSGYKMGIDADVTVAMRSLDNSTWQLYDLYRVTQQLPLIIQRRGEWSALNGYQQVDRSTWVARRNNFFNVTLVGSTPLTEKPLGYDDMAFLADFVHLQQFDPMSRKTYQFFQLVMEMFNFRLQMIITDKWGEILKDGSWSGVMGHVTRGTADFAVSPMRFVLDRLVYVNYSPVLHTQPIHFLFRHPRRNHIRNIFFEPLSNQVWWCVLVLVAGSTFLLLFHVRQEIRMRRSSWAEQRVAFAWFTMLETYLQQGPATEVFRLTSTRLLICASCVFSFILMQFYGAFIVGSLLSESPRSIVNLQALYDSNLAIGMENITYNYALFSNTTNQLVKDVYAKKICHSGEHNILGLEQGAKRVMQGRFAFHTALDRLYRLLIDLRMEETEFCELQEIMFNPPYVAGSITVKGSPWREHLARAVLHLQATGLMQYNDRRWMVPRPDCSLFKTSRAEVDLEHFAPALFTLALAMVASALVFLLEVFMHWLPDFRARLGAMST from the exons ATGCATGTGACGGGGAAAATGAAACCCTATAAAAACGCCGGAAGCTCTACACAAAGCAAACACAAGCCAACGAGAAAAAGCAACCGAAAAGGAGAAAAACCGACAGACTCTGAGCAAAAGTGGCCATATAAAATGATTAAGTTGCAAGTGAAAGTTATTTCATggctttttataattttaacaGCATTTTTATGCGTGCTGCAAATTGAAAGCATAAATACCAATTTCCTAGAGCTGGCTGCCTTCGAGGACTTTTTGCGTTCGCAGCACTTAAACCAGGTCCTGGTTGTGCGAGGTCCTGCTGACGGCGATGCCATTGGCGACTGGCAAATTGAATGCCACCAGAAATTGTTGGCCAACTATCGTGTGCAATTTTACCGGCCAGGAATGTTGGGCAACTTCGAGGATCTCATGGCCTACGAGAGCCCGCGTACGGCGGTCCTGGTATTGAATTTCAAGCACATCCTCATAAAAAGCCGCGTACTTGAAGCTGCCTCAGAGGCGAGATACTTTAACAACTCGCTGGCATGGTTTATTTTTGGTGCCGCCCAAGAATTTCTAACTGATGAGGAAGTGATTGACGCGCACTTCAGTGGTTACAAAATGGGCATCGATGCAGATGTAACGGTGGCCATGAGAAGTCTAGataa TTCCACTTGGCAGTTGTATGACTTATACAGAGTTACCCAGCAGTTGCCTCTGATTATACAAAGAAGGGGAGAGTGGTCCGCCTTGAACGGATACCAGCAGGTAGATAGATCCACATGGGTTGCTCGGCGAAACAACTTCTTCAATGTCACTCTTGTGGGCAGCACTCCA TTGACAGAGAAACCGCTCGGCTACGATGATATGGCCTTCCTGGCCGACTTTGTCCATCTCCAGCAATTTGATCCGATGTCTCGGAAAACCTATCAGTTTTTTCAACTGGTTATGGAAATGTTCAATTTCAG ACTGCAGATGATCATTACCGACAAATGGGGTGAAATTTTGAAGGACGGAAGCTGGTCCGGCGTGATGGGCCATGTGACGCGTGGCACCGCCGACTTTGCGGTGAGTCCCATGCGCTTCGTCCTGGATCGACTGGTCTATGTGAACTATTCGCCTGTTCTTCACACCCAACC CATTCACTTCCTATTTCGCCACCCGCGTCGCAATCACATAAGGAACATTTTCTTTGAGCCGCTCAGCAATCAAGTTTGGTGGTGTGTCCTGGTTCTGGTAGCTGGAAGCACTTTTCTGCTTTTGTTCCATGTGCGACAGGAGATCCGAATGAGACGTTCCTCGTGGGCGGAGCAGCGAGTGGCCTTTGCATGGTTCACTATGTTGGAGACCTATCTACAGCAGGGTCCTGCCACTGAGGTTTTCCGGTTGACTTCCACCCGGCTCCTAATATGCGCGAGCTGCGTGTTTAGCTTTATCCTGATGCAGTTCTATGGCGCCTTTATAGTGGGATCCTTGTTGTCAGAATCTCCGAGAAGCATTGTGAACCTGCAGGCGTTGTACGACAGCAACCTGGCAATCGGCATGGAGAATATCACCTACAATTATGCTTTATTTTCCAACACGACAAATCAGTTGGTGAAGGATGTGTATGCCAAGAAGATCTGCCACTCGGGAGAACACAATATCCTTGGTCTAGAGCAGGGAGCCAAGAGGGTCATGCAAGGGCGTTTTGCATTTCACACGGCACTGGATCGACTCTATAGGCTATTAATTGACCTAAGGATGGAGGAGACCGAGTTTTGTGAGCTGCAGGAGATAATGTTCAACCCACCCTATGTAGCCGGATCTATTACGGTCAAGGGTTCGCCCTGGAGGGAGCACTTGGCCCGAGCAGTTCTGCATCTTCAAGCCACCGGTTTGATGCAGTACAACGACAGAAGGTGGATGGTGCCGCGTCCGGACTGCAGCCTTTTTAAGACCTCCCGAGCCGAGGTAGACCTAGAGCACTTTGCCCCTGCCCTTTTCACCCTGGCGCTTGCCATGGTGGCCAGTGCTCTGGTCTTCTTGCTGGAGGTCTTCATGCACTGGCTACCCGACTTTCGGGCCAGGCTGGGAGCCATGTCCACTTAA